From the genome of Syngnathoides biaculeatus isolate LvHL_M chromosome 15, ASM1980259v1, whole genome shotgun sequence:
gtaggagtgagaccggtggaatatatgtgccgaggaagtgacttttaccggcctggccctgtcagcgctgcgctagcgtgttactgccgtatgTCAgtgttttttaccggtatgtttttcttttttaatctggccctgttagcgcggtgcctTGTTAGCATTtacgcggcggcgctagcgttaaactctgtgtaccgcctttttttgtgaatatctcgtttcaatgtgggcacttgcggcttttgcacagctgTGGTGTACGtctgtaccaaatagtatttccctTACaactgtactgggtgaggcttataaccaagtgcagTCTTGTAGgcagggaattacggtaccCGATTCAAACGGAATATTTCAGTGTGCTGTTCCTGTCACAACCTGAGTCGCTAACGAAAACTTCTACGATATAGTCGACTCACCCTCGGCTGTCCTCGAAGATCTTAATCTTGCGTCCGTTCAGCTCGGTGCCGTCCAGTTTGGAGATGGCGTTCTTCATGTCACTTCGGGATGCAAACTCAACAACCCTGCGGCCAAACCCCGACAGACGTAAGAGTCAACTCGTGTTTGACCCAAAATAGAAAAAGATAAATGTGACGCGCGGCAGCTCACCCTTCGTTTTTGTTGGGCCTGTGTGCGTCAACAAAAGTCACCTCTCCGGCTTTTCTCATCAGGTCTTTGAGGTCCTGTGTGAGAGCACCGGTTAGAACAAGAGCGCCGCAAGGCGGCCCGCCAGGAACCATAGTTTCGTTCAAACCTGGAGGGGAGAAACGTGAGCACACAGCAACAAATGCAACACATGACACACTCGCTGGCTAGTCTAGTGTGTACGCCGTCATGCCAATCGCGTTAATGACCAAAATGTAGGTATCGCTACTTTTGAAACGGAGACGTCATTATAAAAGCGTTTTCCACTGCACGGTACCTTTGACACGCtggaaaaaattatttccattgATGCGTGGGAAAAATGGCTGACAAACGACAGCTGGTTGGTCATTGGATGAGCAGATTTCTCCAATTATGgcttgaggaaaaacaaaaagcaaaacaaacaatatgCAAAGTTGCTAACTGCGGGTGAGGCTGCGGCGTTGTACTCTACAATGTCTCTTTTGTTCCCTTCGTCGCTTTTCGGATCCAAACGTCTCTCCTTACCGTGACTGGCAGGCACAATCCGGACATAACAGAAAAGTTCTGCGCTGTGTGAGTGTGGGTTTGGATTCTGTAGTTTTCCCAAGCCGGTACTTTGCAGTGGAAAACGGACTGACTTTTTGGGTGTACGAAAATATGGGGCTGgaattttaaagaaataaacagtgcgctgttaaataaatgattaaaaaaaaaaaaaaaaaaaagacactcgaAGTGCCTCATCTTCTCCATTAACTTTAGCCATTGAAGATGATTTACCGCTAGTTAAGATATTTATTTGTATCGTATAATTTGGCCCGTCATGTAGTGTGGAAAAGTTTTACAACGGTGCAGAGGTGGGCAAAGTATCCATACTTTGATCTGGCCCACTGCGCGTTTTCCTCGTCAAGCTAATTGTTGCCGCAACCCTTTAATGGTTTTGCTTTGTAAAATCAGCTAAAACGTTGATATCGCTCATGCCATAATTCttcaactaaaataaaattacattttatcttTAAATAAAAGCAGCAAAATTGACATTGTTACCTATAATTGGGGTGTAACAATACAGTTCGATAGTGGTCTATTCCATATGCACCACACTGAGCAATACTTTTTCCAACTTTATTCAAATCCATCAAATATTCTGTTAAGAATTTTCTTTGGTTCCGCAGAACTGTGGCGTAAATTGGAGTtgcgtgcactttttttttttttttttaaatttgcatttgaCCTGCCTTGTCGGTTCATATTTCCCGTCTCATCCCATTGCTAATTTCATTAATTTTATCAACTACAAATGTCCAATGTTTATTCTGCTATGgttaagcagctcggaaaatagATGGGATGCATTTTAACAAATTTATGAAGCTCCAATTAGGTATTCACCCGTTTTTCTGTGATTTTAttagaagacaaaaaatgtatctCAAAAGCATTGAACCGTTACACAAAAGTATCGAATAGAATGGTGAATTTTCTGTATTGTTGCATTCCCAATATTTAACATCTAATTTCAATAGGTTAATTAAAATTCAAcagaatgaatatatatatatatatttatatacatacttttttttttaaataagtcttCTATAAATTGTAATATAAATCTTTAAGAAGCAAATGTGGCCGTTGAGAACAaatgtttgcccacccctgccaGCGCACGTTGCTAAGCGTGTGTGTTGTTGGTAACATGAACGCcccgctacaaaaaaaataaaaataaaacacaaatcacATGAGTTGTAATGCTACTTACCGTGTCAATTACCAGGAAGACATTAGCATAGCGCCACGTGTCCAAATAGCAAATGGGAACCAATGCAGTGTTAAGCCCTTGAGAAACGACCTCGACCTCCAGGCCTCCACAAGTACGGAACCACCAGAGAGCAAGTAGTAGCAGTGGGAGACGAGGGGGCACTCAACACCCCGTCACAGCAACAGAAAAAGACCCCAAAGAgggcggcgggcgggcggggggtGGCCCTCCCCCAGATTTGAGAGGGCGTTACAGCAGTCGGGGATGCCAGCCCACAGAACCTCCAGACCGGCTTACGGACCTCCTAAGGCTACCGTATCCTGCGCTAGACCACTTTCGCCCGCTACCGGGGCCCAGCCAAGACTTTAGACCGGCGGCAACTGCGTGTGAGGAGAGGCACCAAATGGACACTATTCAGAACACAACCAGGAGAGAGGGCGCTGCACACTTGTGAGCCCTCCGTGGAGGGTGTGCGTTGGCCACTTTTGACACAAGACTACCAATTacaaggctgttttttttttttttttttaaattataatagCCATCAGCGGCAGTTAGCTGCTGCTTTTCTGTTGCTCActctgggagaaaaaaaaaaaaaaaaaagtgcattgttGGCCAATTCGGTAATGGGACCCACATTGACTTGGGCCCCGTAGATAAAATTTTGCatcaatttgggggaaaaagaaaaaaaaaacaagctaattGTACAAAAAGCTAAGATTACTTATACATGGGAGTATTTGAAATGGACACAAAAGCCGAGGACAGTCTTACCTGCCAGCTGATGCGCGACGACAGGTTCTCTACTATCAGCCGGTGGTCCGTGCGCACCGGGGGTCCGTACCTGGGCGAATACACAACCCCATCACAAGAAAAGTGagctcgggggaaaaaaaacacgtagtACTAAGACTAGCAGTTAGGGCAGCAGTTGCTTTGAAGGTGTACACGACGGAACATGCGAAAAGGTagtgtgtggccgagcagcagcagctttcTGAGAGGCAGTGTTCTtcttattttaatattaaaaagatGGATTCCTGATTCAGGACATCTAGACGGGATATTGTGTGCCAGTGTACTGTAAATGATTCCTGGAGGCCATTTTGTACCTTGATCCACTACTGCGCGATTGGCGATAGCCACTAAAGCCTCCCATTCTGgagccgccgccaccgccgccgcctccaccgccgccgccaccgccccTTCCTCTCCTGGAGCGAGCGTGCTCAATAGTAACCCTGCAACGACGAGGGGGGCGGAAAAGTCCTTGTGAGCGGCAGTAAACAAAACTGCTCGTGAACTTCGGACCGTAAAGAGCTCACCGTTCACTGCAGAGTTCTTTGCCGTTTAATTCGTAAACTGCGTCGTCAGCGTCCCTGTGATCGTCAAACtcctgggaaaaaaacaattacaatttaaaaaaaaaaaaaattaatgcttCCCACTTGgtgtaaattaaaaatcaaatagcaattaacattataaaaaaaaatattatgcacatttcttttcttcttccagGAAAGCAGAGACATGCTTTGAATGTggaagtggctcataaaaaaaaaaagacattaagtTAGGCGATGACTCTCGAACGGCACAAAATGGCCGCTTATACTGACCACAAAACCGAAACCATTTTTCAAGTTGATTTCGCGGATCCGTCCGAAACCCTTGAAAAACTTCTCCACGTCTCTCTCGCGGGCGTGCGGGCTCAGGCGACCGATGAAGACTCGACTCCCACTCATGATCTGTTAAAACAAGAATAATCCACCCCAAAAATTACTTTACAAATTaccaaatgacaattaaatatttaataaaatgtaaaaaaaaattaatatgacaCTTTTTATGCATTATGGATGTAAAATcgtcacttaaaaaaataataaaataaaactatacAACCGACGAAGGTGGGTAAAGCCAGAACTGGTTCAATGTGGTAATAAACCATGTCACTGATCAGTTTGACGACTGACCACAATTTGGTGCTACTTACGTGTGATATGCAGAAAATCTTTGCTAAAACACAGTAAACTACACTAAAATTATTCgacatagatttaaaaaaaaaaaaaagttgattgacACAAAGGAAAATAGCACGGTAAAGGAATAGCACTTTAATAAGAGATACTACACACGTGTTAGTAGAAATAATTTGCAGGATTTCAACAATTTTCTTCGCTTTAAAAGTATATTTCAGCAGCAGATTTGTTGCAGAACTGTGCAACCGTGGAAAAGAACACTCAAGGCCGAGCTCATCCTTCACCACGACGACATCGAAACgcttcaacacaaaacaatgacGTCTTAAATTACAGTTACG
Proteins encoded in this window:
- the srsf5a gene encoding serine and arginine rich splicing factor 5a, with the protein product MSGSRVFIGRLSPHARERDVEKFFKGFGRIREINLKNGFGFVEFDDHRDADDAVYELNGKELCSERVTIEHARSRRGRGGGGGGGGGGGGGGSRMGGFSGYRQSRSSGSRYGPPVRTDHRLIVENLSSRISWQDLKDLMRKAGEVTFVDAHRPNKNEGVVEFASRSDMKNAISKLDGTELNGRKIKIFEDSRGHSRSRSRSRSRSRSYSRSRSRSRNRSRSRSRSRTPSRTPEKKPAGGGGGPKAGDRSPSRSKSRSKSRSRSPRSRSRSPPPAQNNQSRSRSRSRSRSRSASAESKH